One Cucumis melo cultivar AY chromosome 8, USDA_Cmelo_AY_1.0, whole genome shotgun sequence genomic window, caacttttaatttttttttttattatgatcACAAGAACAATCTTTATACAGCGTAGCTtatctttgaaaaaaaataaaatttgttcaaCAAGTTATTTTCTTAGTAATATTCTTAAACCACGCAACTTTGATACATAACAAAGAAACTacaatttatagttttaatgtaAATGGGAATCTGAACAAAACAGATGCAAAAACCATCGTATCTAATCCGAATTCCAACTCAAATACATATAATATTAGAAACAGGAAACGTAACTAAGCCCCAAAAGGTGGGAGGAAAAAACGATTCAACTGGTAAAATAATGATGGAGAAAAATCTGTGAGTATACTTGAATGCAGATTTGTACAAGAGAACGGCGCAGATCCTCTCCACAATGAAATTAGGCAGCTCAAAGCAACAATTTTTCCCCATGCTAGTGAATGATTTGAAGAGAATAAGAATATAGAGGGTGACAGAAAATGTCAACGATGTTGATGATCCTTGCAGCTCTATTGTTTCAGTCGGTCTTCTTGTTTGATGCTGGAAACAGACGTGAaccaaaagtaaaaaaaaatggcagggaaagaaaaaggaaggagttAAATTCAAGTACGTTTACCCATTAAAAGGGGAAGGGTATACGAGGCTGTGCTCTGGGGTGTAATTTAGAAGCACATCAGACCGATTTCTTTCAATGATGCATGGTTCCACTGAGACGCCATTCTGTAATCCTTGTAAATCAGGAGTCTCTGGTATGTTATAGGGGCATGACGCTGcaacaaacaattttgaaagtGAAAAGACAATCCCATCTTGTTGATTTTTCATGAATCTAGTTGTGATTTAATATGATATCAGAGTAGAGTAGGAGCTTTTACAATTAATATAACTCATAAGCTTCAGCTTCGGCAATTTAACAATTCTCATGAAATAGTGGAGTATTGTAGAAGGTTGGTAGATCAAATTACGCACCTAAGGGAGTTCTCTCCGATTGGCTCACATTCACATTCACCGCCTGGTGATCATCTCGCAGTAAATCCCTGCTGCAGTCCTCCTTTCAAATGAAACATGGAAGGATATTTCAAGCATTGTTAGTTTTTATTCAGGGGGGACTTGAAATAGATTTCTACATAGGTTATGTTTCAGTCTTCAACCTTGTACTAACAAAACCAACCAACCTATGAATGAATATTACTGTAAAGTTTTACCTTAGACTTGGAGGACTCACTCAGGTAAAAAGGGACTAGGTGAGCCTGGATGGGCGGGACCAAATCAAATGGAGTTTCAGCTGCATTAGTTCTTCCAATGTCTGACATGAAAGGATGGATGGGGGCAGTCTTTTGGTCAGGCAAACTGAGAAAGATCTGGTTAGGTCTATCTTGGTCAGAAGAAATTGACCTGTTTTCTTCACCAAAATCCATTCTCATGTGGGAAAGTTGGAGATATTGCAAACTTCCAGGCGAGTTCATAGGATGCAAACTCAAGCCATTTCTCATCGACAGCATCTGGTTGATGTGAATGAAACCAGAAATGAACTCCGAGAATGCAATTATTTATGAATAACTAGAGAAGACAGCCGCCCATGCACCTACCTGAACTTGAAGTTGAAGCTGCTTCAGGTATTCAATTGCTTCGTCTAGCATCGAGGCCTTGTCAGTCTGTTGCACTTGCACGCAACAGAAgaacaaaactaaaaaagagGGATGACATCAAAATCAAACAACACCCAAATTTCGAATTGTGTGTTACCTTGTTAGAATTGGGGATCAGATTTTGCAGAGCTTTCATTTTCTCATTAATTCTGCTCCTCCTTCTCTGCTCGGGAAATCATCAGAATAAAAAACGATGATTGATAATAACGTTTGGAAAgtaaaataaaaggaaagagATTTACCTTTTCAGACAAATTATGAACTTCAGCGGCTCTGCTTCTCTTGGAAGAGCTGCGAGGATTGGGCTTTGTAGGCAGCTCTTCAACCAATGCCTCCAGACCCTCCTACGCATTTACACAAACACAAGGACTGCTTAAGAAAATCTTCATTCTCATAGCCACCAGCAAAATCCTCAAAAggggacaaaaaaaaaaaggaaaaaaaaaacagaacccAGAAGTGGAATGAAGTAGGTACCTCGCTTTCGCAGTCAAATTCATCGTTTTCGTTATGATCACTAGCTCCAACCGACGTAGAAGATGCGTTGGGTGGAATGGATGTGGGACAAGGGCGCAAGGGATCATGTAATACTCCGGATGACGGGGAATTTGCAAATTGTTCTGAAGAATCGACGGCAGAGATCTCATCCGGCACTGCATTGAGCTGTCCGTATGGAGGGGGAATGTTATGGGTTGGGGGGGTGAAGGCTCTAATGTTGCAGGTGAGCTCGGAGAAGATGgagggagagggagagaggagagagaagtGAGGAGCAGAGGAAGAGGAACGCCGCATAATCTGTTGAAGAAACAGAGAGATATCGTCGGGAGGGGAAGAGGAAGAGACGGCGGTGGCGGCGGCGGGGAGAGTCCACGTCGAAGAAGTACATGCATTTCGATCGCAGTTGTTGGGAATAGAATGGTCCATATTAGAGGAATGGAAAGCGAAGCAGAGGAGCAGTCTAAGTCGCCATTTTAACTTAATTGAATATCGTCCACTCCGATGCCCGGCGCTACCCTGCTACTGTCCTGAACTTGTGGGCAGCTTTTTTTCTCCGTCTCCTACAAATCGTCTATAAAACCATACCCAAAATAATGGGTATATTACAATGTAAGAGAATTTATAgatataaacatatataatttGCATTCAGCTCCTATAAAATGCTAAATACTTTCAATTGAAGTCTATATTAGATTCATATTATTGATATATTTCATCAgcaaaatataatgaaaaagaatGATAAAATATTAGTAATGAAAAGAAAACATGATAAAATAGAAAGTGCATGATAAATGGGTGTTTGTATCAAACAGTGATAGACTTGGACCATTACTTAGGTCACATGATATCTCTTTCTATCATTCATGAACTTTGATTGCAAGCATGTAGTCCTTTGATGAGAGTGTTTTTGTTGATAGGCTTTTATGTAAATGTGTTGTAATAGGAGTTTATCATTATAACCCCGATTATAAGTATTAGAAATGGAATGAAAGAAGTTTTCTCAAAGAAGGACAATTGTGTTGGAGAGAGTATATTGAAGAAATAAAGGTGTAGTATACGCGGGGGGGAGAGAGAGTTGGAGGTAGGAGGATGAGCTTTTGAGCAGCGTGGTCTGAATTTTGTCAGTAACTGAATTATGATTGGACCCTCATTATACTTAACACCAAATTAATACTCCTAATCTATAAACTAATCCTAATCTAAAATTCATTTATTCTAATCTTCCCAGACCACCTCTGCTTCTGCCACCTCCACTTCCTACTCCCACACGTGACCTCCACCatcttattttcttctttaattcaCTATTAATTAACCCCTCCACACTGCACTATACTATATCACactccatcttcttcttcttcttttttttttttctatatttttccTCCATAATCTTTGTTTCCCATTTTACTCATTTACAATGTCTAAAATTGCGACAATAattccaccttcttctttttttaatctcaattctcttttcttttttctttttgtattatTATACAATGTATGCTTCTacattaatttgtttttttcttttcttcttttttttattctattgaAAACATTTTCTGCCGTAAACCAATCAAATAACAGAAATACCTAGATCAGTGACTAAAATTATTTGATTAGTAAGGTTTAGAGATGATTATAGGAagagaaaaatataaataaatgtaatattttaaattatctaTAGAGGGGTGTgtaagattatagtatttgtAGAGGTACTGCTAATTAATTACTAAGGCACTTTTTCTACTGCACCCTATAAATGGCTAACTACTTTACAACTATTTTGAAATGTTGGATGATACTATTTTGTCTTGAGTCAAACAATAATCATCCACCATCAACATATTTTGAGGTTTAtatgttttaaattaattatatttgttacaAATTAAAGAGATATTCTGGTTAATTAGTTCAATCTTTAAATAGAAGGAATTATTGAGTATTTATATGTTTACAAATCTCTTaatcttaaattaaaaaaaaaaaaaaaaaaaaaaacaacaacaacaacaacaacaaacaaaacaaagccATTGGGTTGTAAGTTGATTTGCAACAACAAATTGAATAAACCCTTGGTCTAAACCCCGTCCATTTGTCGTTCCAATTTTTATCAATATCCACAGCCCCACCCATGATCCACCTAACATTTCATATCATTTCTCTACTTAcgtctctttctttctctcttcaaaAGTTCTGTTTGATTTTTGTGCACatactttttcttttacaaacatttatatttatgatatcaaatacaaaattatTAACTAGCTAAACACAACATGGGATCTAGCACAGAAGGTTCCGCACGAACTCAACAATAAAAAGGAGTGAGGCTAGGGCTACTACATAACAGAGTACCCTATATATCACGACATTATTTGTGTCATTAAACATTTCTAAAATGTATTGAGATAAACATTATTGCTTCTATATCCAATTAATACACAATAGAGCAGTTTATGACATCTTCACATTTAGTTAATGTAAGATCCTCgatgtatatataaatactaTGTCCTTTTTAGTTTATTTGCGTTTTTCTtgtcatatttattattttcaaccAAATGTCATATTGGATTTTCTAATGAATAATTCATGTATCATATATAGGGTTAGACATTTAAtcctttcaatttttttgatGTAAAATCATTTAAAAGTGTAACAAAAATTAAGGGGTATATATACTATTAAGCAAAATAATATCTAAAGTACATTTCTCCTATACTATTAAGCAACATAATATCTAAAGTACATTTCTCCTTTCTCTTTTACAAACCGAACCATATCAAAACTATTATGGTTTGGTCCAATAATACTACCACACCCAAAAACTAGACACTGGAGCCATATTAGGTCTAGTCAACTAACATCAGGTTTATACTCGTAGTCTTATTAGCTTGATCTCGCGTGATTGtggtttattttaatttttaatatcaTCCTTAACCAAGAATAAAAAAATCCATTAAATATGATGCTATCTATCTATTGTTAACTCAAAATTAAGTGTACAAATTTATTGAAAACTTAGGTGGTGTGATTTGATATAGCATTATAATGAACACATAATTAGAAGCGTCTAGAGTCGGTTATATTAATACAGCTGGTGTGTGGGTGAGGGGGGTTCGATTGGGGTGGTTTAGCTATTAGATGTAGTTTTGTAAATGGGAGAGAAATACAATGAATTTAGGTTTCTTTTAAGTCATTCCAATATTTCCCAATTTTTCCTTCATGTCTCTTGTTTTTGTGACAAGGACACGTACACACATTTGTTTCCATGCTTGTTCTAATTTCTAGCTATACCCTTCTTCAAACTTACAAACAATTGAACCCCACAACACTTTATCCGGACCCATCCCCGTGGGGTATGGTATAATCACTACCATAGACCCTAATTCAATGGATACTCTCAATACACTCTACCACAATTTACaactaaaatagtaaaatgtGGGTGTGACAACTCATCACTAACTATagcattttaattttatatctaTGTGAGGAAGCTAGTagttcttaaataattatacggCCTCAATTAAGTATCTAGATTGTTCTATTCTAAATTGAGGTAAAACACTTGTCCACCACATTCTAATAGTATTGTCACTTGGCTTCCACCTAACtagaaaaattatatatattctatACTAAATGCAACTTATTATTTAGTAAACTATCATTTGGTAAGGAATTTGAAACTATTTTGGAAGGATGACCCTATGATATCTTAGTATTAAACTTAGACACTAGTTAACTATTGTGTTGATTTCTTGGCAAATGTTGCCAACCATATATTAGTTTGAGTAACTTTTAGACAGAAATtcaaccatatatatatatatatatatatatatatatatatatatatatatatatatatatatatatatatatatatatatatatatatatatatatatattcatttgcATGTCttgattttaaatattatttagatgTTTCCTCGTCTTAAATCATTAATAAGTAGCAAATTTTTAAGTTATTAAGTGATAAATGAATTTATGTTAAAAATTATTCTAATTTACTCGTGTGGTTTAACATTTACAAAcatgaaaaagaatgaaaaatccTATATTGATAAGAGATTAAATATAGTGATACCaatcagaaaaaaaaatttgttttatttgaagGGGTAGAAGAGTGAGATTGAGAAATTTTTGTTTATCTGAATTGCTCTCTAgatgtattttttttcccttaGTTTATTTGTTACAAATTTCTCCTTTCCAATTTGCTGGCATCAAAATTAAACATGCATTTCCTTGACAACAAatcattattaaaatttattaagctaaaattcatattttattgatataaccAAAATTACAAGAGAATTGAAAAGGCAAATGAAACGCTCTCTCAATTCTATTtacttaaaaaattaaacatgctttgtatttaaaattctaaaaattttaaacaaagtaATTGCTAACCTACTATTTATActtaaatttcataaaatgaaactatatgtgtatatatttcccattagaaaagaaaacaaagaaacaatCACACGACACCGGGACATGCAACTTAAGGCATTGGGAACATACCATTTTCTAAAAAGTGAAGGCCCACCAATCAGATCGCATAATGACGATTAGAGACTTGGAGCATTAATAAGAGCCGTGGGATCAAACAGTCAGACGCAAATCTCTAGGATTCAAATATTCTATCCTCTGGACACGTCCACATCCAAATCACAGACTAATGAGACTGAGGAGACTGGTTTGTGTTTTGGACGTTGATCCGATGATCAAATGACGTCACTTGATTGAGACTTTAATACTTCTGTGGACCCGACCGCAGGGTACACCACCATATCCTTTTCCCTAATCGCATCTTGCCAcgtttcatttattattttccAACCAATGCCTTGAAAATGATTTTGCTAAAATGAGAATTTTGACAAATAATTTTAGATATtgcaaaagagagaaaaaaaacacacacacacacacatttcGTGGATGACTCAATAGGGTTGAGATAAGTCTCTATTTTATTTGGTTTTAGAAGTTCTTTTAATTTTTGGAGATGGaacaaaaattataaatagTCATTGAGTTAGTAATCATCAGTTGACTAATGAAAATGTGACAGAGacattatttataaattaaattaagattaCGTGGCAAAATATATTAGTTTTATATTGTTAATTCTAAAATAGGTCATTGAACTAATTGAGGAGGTTGGTGTTCTCTTGTGAATAATTTCAAAGAGGGCGTGACATCTCTCTTCTAGCCAAATGCTCCCAAAAGTTAGTAAAGTTGTGTTTAGCTTGCAGTAAAATAACAAATTCTCtccattttaataaataatttaattctaCGAAGAAAGATGCAAATAAGGTGATTATTTGAATTGACATAAATGGATGATTGAGCTTGTGGACAGATATCTATTATGGTTGCAAAGCTGGATGTTCCTCTTAAAAGCTATATTAAATATTGTAGAAGGTCTGACGTTAGAACTTAGACGTCAACCAAAGAATTAATAAGTGATCTAAGAATTTTGAAGTTTCTCACCTTGTAGTTAGAGATGGAATTACTTTGAATTGTCATATCATCTCATCAAAACCCGTCCTCACCTTTGCTCGTTTAACTTGTTTTCCTAAAATTCTCTAACTTTTTACTTACCAATGACATGCTTTTAGTCTTTGAATGGTTTTTAATTAgtaatttttcataaaattttgCTTCGTGagataaatgaaaataatttagTTTACACTTTAATAAAAGTTGGCATGTTGATTAAAGTTGTTACCTTGTTGTTGGATTTACCATGAGAACGATTTGGTAGAAAAATGATTTTTTGAGCACATGTTGACAGTTTAACAAGTAGCAAAATTTGATTTACTTTGATGAACAACCTTGTAGTATATACCAGCTTAAGCAAAATTAGTTTTactaagatgaaaaaaaatcgttagATACCAATAAAATTCTATAACTAGCTGGtcaataaatttgattttggtGAAAAAATCATACAAGGGGAGATGagaaaaacataataaattctaaagttttaatttgaaaaatagcaaaatactAAAAAGTAGCAAAATGATTTTCAAAATGATCCATTAATTACTATCAAAAGACTAAAGATTTCTCATTACACCAAAAACTCCTTAATTGGAaaataccaaatataaaattcaaattaccATAACAAAAAGAAGATTTCATTAACTTTGTAAGAAtctaatatttttcaaatttacgAAATAATGACTAATTCgtaaaaacaaaattgatcACCCAATCAAAGATTCCTTTTAACTATTAAAAGTTCAAATATTTTAGATCTTAAACTCGAAATTACCCACcactaattttatttatttattttgatttaaatgattttattagttttgttagTTTCAAACGTTCATTTTTCACCAAAATCTCAATCTTTTCTCTTAATTTCATGATAATCAcctctaaataaataaataaataaataaataaacacaaTATTCTCACCCACAAACTATTTATTTAGAATTTATGATTTGATtatccttttaattttattaatttctaatatattagtttattattattattattattattattatttttttttgtttactcaTAAACCCTAAAAAGTTATCTGCAATTCACAATTCTATTCGGTCAAAATTTAACTCAATGTATTCAATTAGTCAAATTTAATTTCGCAAGCATGACCCAATTATAAAAGAATattcacaaaaagaaaaaaccggTTAAAGAGAGATAAACGTGGGTGAATGATTGAATTTATAGACAAAAGATATTGAAAATAGATGAAAATTgaaacaatgttttttttatttatatttttcatgTGATGGTAAAATATAgggataaaataatttattgaaTGATTTGAAATACCTAAGATATATCTCTCTAAAACCATCCATTTTAAACTAACCTAATTATAAACTTCATTTTGAACCTTTGTTTGTGGTTGAGATTCAAATTCTAAATCCATTTCAACTTTCCTAAAAAGAATCTACTATGAATAAATACAAaacaacgttttttttttttttttttttcttttaatatttggTTATGAAATTAACGACTTAAATACGGGAAAATAGTATTGATTTCCCGAACCGCccctaatattttatttttttgtaaagGTAATGATTTAGTagtattattaatattattttcttaatttaccTTTGATTTATAGTAACAAAACATCTCTAGATCAAATCATAGCATAAATAATGTATTACGGATTGTGGTACGgtagaaaataaagaaacagGAGGGATCGGAGCATTTCCGTTTGAACAGCGCCGCCTAACTCAGCAACCATAACGAACAATTGTTGGAAGGGAACACACACCGAATCCATCACACACTGGTTGCTCCCCTTCGAATGCGGAGTCGTTAATCCGGGGAAAGCGTCGTTCAGGATTTGGTGGGAATGGTTAAAACCAAGCACCAAAAGTCCAACTCCAAGCGACACCCACAAGTAATTCCTTCTTTCTCTCGTTTTCTCAACTCTACGCTTTCTATTCCTAATGCAAGCTTGTTTCTGTGAGAACCCGGATTTTCTTGTTTCGGGTTCTAATCCTAATGCAAGCTTACATGGGTTCATTAATTAGCGTCCAAATATGTGCTTATGCTGCTTCATCCCAACTTATTATTGGGGTTCGATTTGCCCCAATTTTTCTGAACTAGCTGTATGATTATTTAGTTTTGCAAGATATCAGTTTTATTATTGTCAATTCTTATTGTTTTAGCTCAGTGATGATATGGATAATTGAGCATCCATCTATCTCCAAATTGGTGTGGTTTTCAGGTTTTGTCCACTTGAGCTATATACGCACGAAATTGATCACACCTCTAGGGAGACTTTGTTGTTTACATACACTCCTAACAATCTTTCTATCGAATAAAGTACCACCTTTGCGTCTCTCCTCATTTTTCTACTCTTCATCACCTAGGAGAGTTTCCTCTTATCAAGGCCCCATAGAGCACAACCACGAATCACATTGTAGAATACTAGaatgtttttgttttcaacTACTTGTCTTATTCTTAATCTCCTCTCCTCGAAAAAAATCCACTCCTCTAACAGTGCGGCGTTGATTGAGTTATAAACTTATACTTGCTTGCCACTTGAGCACTTTTTCTTCAATCTGGGTATTTATCCACAATGTCAACAATGATAATTAATTCTCCTTGTTCAGAATCTGAGGGTGACTCACAATCAGATTTAGATCATGACTCTCATACAAATTTTACGAGGACAATTGACATAAGCCCTTGTAATTTTACTTTTGGTTTTATCTAAAACGCTTCATATCGAGGAAGATAATTGTCCACCCTTATACACTTATTTTCACTTTTAAGAAGTATAGAAATGTACCATAGCCTGTCATTTGGGTTCAGTGATACTAAAATGTAGAATCAGAGCAGGGTCTTTTGAATTCGAATATCCGGCTAAATCAATCTAATCTTATTTGATATTAATGTGAGTTTTGTTAGTTTGCGAGATAGTTTGAGAATACATGGAAAATATTAGATGTACCATGTTTTATGGGCCACAGTTTTTAGGGACTGTGGTAATTTTACAAGAATGATTGTTGTCAGTCTTTCTAATGGTAACATTTTAAGTTTTGTCAACATGCGTAACAGTTAAGTCACTAGCAACCTTCTCAAAAGGTTAAATGTTCACAGTTGCAACCCTAAAAAATTGGGCAAAAAATTGTTGCATAGCAAGAAGTCATGGGTTAATTAAAGGGAAGAATATTTCTTTTAACGTTAGATGATGGCTTAAGAGTTAAGACTGGCAAATTCCATTTCTCCAGGTAGATCCAATTCTTGACGAAATAACTAAGCAAGCTTCAGTGCACCAAAATGTATATCAATATGTTCTGCCTATACGTTAaagtttgttttgtttgtgtttttttttttctttttgataagGTATACATTACAACCTCTAATCTCTCGAGTTTGATGTTAAACTAGATGGTCATACTTTCGTCTAATACTAGTTGTTTTATTAAAACCGTTTTGATTGGCAGAACAAAAAGCCTGGAAAGTCACCTGATATTTCTCAGTTTCGTGCTCAGCTTGACTTATTGAACCTCCAAATCGTTCAAGTGACTGCAGATGGTAATTGTTTTTTCAGGTCAGGAATAATTAGATCAATGCATCTTGTTCTTGTTGAGAACCAATATTGCTAGTAACTACCTGATACAGTTGGGTAGATGTCATATTTTCTTGGTGGTTTCATGCCTACCTCTTCCTTCTGTCAATGCATACGTATAATGCATAATGCATATTGCTCTAAACGTTTGAgatattcatttatttttgtgCACATGGCTTGTATGCTTATCAATTGACTTGTCTAATGCGCAtgttttcaagaaattttttactttcctttttattttatttaaaatatattggTAAGTTGCAGGGCCCTTGCAGATCAGTTAGATGGCGATCAAGAGGAACATGGAAAGTATCGGAAGATGGTTGTTCAATATATTTTGGTATGTATGAGGAACTAGCTTCTCGTATGAACTCTGGCATTGTACTTAACCATACTTTCTTATGATGGGTATAAAATGTTCCTAGTAgacattttcttaaaaaaaatattcttataGTAACAATGACACGTTAATATTCCTTATACATTATTCATTGCAATATGTGGCTagattaaaaatgaattttttattcgGCCTGCCTTTATATGTTGTCATCCAATTATGCTACAATTTGCCTCATGTCACTTAAATTCATATAAATCTGCACTTGTTTCATTGGAATGGTCTACTATCTCTCTCCCCTCTGTATCTTTTTTGTAATATGAGTAATATGAGTTATAAAATGTCATTAACAGAAGAACCGTGAAATGTTTGAGCCATTTATTGAGGATGATGTCCCATTTGATGAATATTGTGATTCCATGGAAAAGGATGGTACCTGGGCTGGGCATCTAGAACTGCAGGCTGCTTCTCTTGTTACTCATTGTAACATATGCATTCACAGGGTGAGAAGTCTCTAGAAACCCTTGCGTCCAATGATTCTTTCTTGAACTTAACCATGTTGTCGTCCAAATTGAATAACCAACACCACGTTCGATTCTTTGAGCAAGTCTGATGACCAATGTAGTGCTAGCTATGTAGTAAGAACAGAAGGGTTCTTTCTCTGCTGTCTGCCTGTATTTTCTACAAATTGATTAACACTTAACAAGACGTGTATTTAGGACTGTAATCAACATTACTACGCACTGCTGCCCTTCAACTAAAATTCTTGATTTATTGTGGCTACCACATAGACATGACATTTTATATAATATTACTTGGCCAGAACCATTGTTTCTTATAAGAAAAAACCATTTTTTACTGAGTTGCTTGTAAATGTATAGATGTCATCACCTCGTTGGTACATACGAAATTTCGAGGATCGAGAAGCTCGTATGGTCCACTTGTAAGTGTTGGAGGGTTTTATTGTACCTTTTCCattaaattttcttataattgaTTGAATTGGTGTGAAGAAATTTTGAATATGGAGCTAATTAGGTGCAATAGGTTTGGTGCTGTATTTATGTGGATGGTTAGAGATGTTCTTAAAATAAACGCTAATAGCTTCTTATTGTAAACTTAAAATATATCATATTTGGAAATATATGCCTTGAAGTTGCTATTACAAAAGACAATCGTAAATTTGTTGTTCTATCATTCAGTTTCTGACATAACCAAAATTTTACAATCAGTAGTTCTTGGGACCAGCTGTTACCAAATGAGCTTGAAATGCGAATAATACTTTTTGTTAGTTAATAAATAAGTAAGAAAGAGAGTTAACATGACTGAAAAGTTTGGAAATGGGTGTTTGTAAGGTTCTAGTTCTTTTTATCATCGCAACATATCCAAGCATAAGAACACTGATGTTAATGCTGGTATCCGAAAATATCAATCTGAAATCCTCTTTATCTTATCATATCGATGTTGGTTGCATTTATCTTTGATGTTATATATGTTGTCATAGTATGGGAAAGTATGACCCGTCAACACTATCTATACTTCTTATAACAATGGATCTGGTTGTTAGTGCTCTAAAATCTACCAATAGTTATAATGATTTGGGTTGCAAGATTTATTGGTTGTCTTCTGGTTGAAAATTTTGCCAAGATCCTATCATGACGAGGAACATTATAATAGTGTGCGGTCGAAGGAAGACACGTGCGCTGGTCCAGCCAGGTTAATCATAATCAAAGTCagtttctctttttcttttttcccttcaaTAAATATTTCCCATAGAAGCTTAACTGAAAGATTAAAAACAATATATTAATAGCGGATTTACTTGTTTTTTTTGGAAGGGTGACACTG contains:
- the LOC103484786 gene encoding transcription factor SPATULA; this translates as MDHSIPNNCDRNACTSSTWTLPAAATAVSSSSPPDDISLFLQQIMRRSSSSAPHFSLLSPSPSIFSELTCNIRAFTPPTHNIPPPYGQLNAVPDEISAVDSSEQFANSPSSGVLHDPLRPCPTSIPPNASSTSVGASDHNENDEFDCESEEGLEALVEELPTKPNPRSSSKRSRAAEVHNLSEKRRRSRINEKMKALQNLIPNSNKTDKASMLDEAIEYLKQLQLQVQMLSMRNGLSLHPMNSPGSLQYLQLSHMRMDFGEENRSISSDQDRPNQIFLSLPDQKTAPIHPFMSDIGRTNAAETPFDLVPPIQAHLVPFYLSESSKSKEDCSRDLLRDDHQAVNVNVSQSERTPLASCPYNIPETPDLQGLQNGVSVEPCIIERNRSDVLLNYTPEHSLVYPSPFNGIKQEDRLKQ